One segment of bacterium DNA contains the following:
- a CDS encoding ABC transporter permease produces MGRLPPGPGLAGMAIVLAALGCALLAPYLAPYNPTAASFAAVLRPPSHAHPFGTDQLGRDVLSRVIFGARIALLVGIVTVVVAGLVGCTLGLASGYFGGWCDAAIMRVADVQLSFPFILLALTINAIIGAGLRNIIASLVIAGWPLYVRVVRGEVLALRNREYVHAAVATGAAVGRIILRHVLPNVTTPIIVISTLQVSQFIIAEATISFLGFGIQPPAAAWGTMVADGRNYIFFAWWLSAFPGAALALTALGVNLTGDWLRDTLDPRLRT; encoded by the coding sequence TTGGGTAGGCTCCCCCCCGGGCCCGGTCTTGCGGGGATGGCGATCGTCCTGGCGGCCCTCGGGTGTGCGTTGCTCGCGCCGTATCTAGCGCCCTACAATCCTACGGCCGCGTCGTTCGCGGCGGTGCTCCGGCCGCCGAGCCACGCGCACCCGTTTGGAACGGATCAGCTCGGACGGGACGTGCTCTCCCGGGTGATCTTCGGCGCCCGGATCGCCCTCCTCGTCGGCATCGTCACCGTCGTGGTCGCCGGGTTGGTCGGTTGCACCTTGGGGCTGGCGTCGGGCTACTTCGGCGGTTGGTGCGACGCGGCGATCATGCGCGTCGCCGACGTGCAATTGAGCTTCCCTTTCATCCTGCTTGCCCTCACGATCAACGCCATCATCGGCGCCGGACTTCGGAACATCATCGCGAGCCTCGTGATCGCCGGCTGGCCGCTCTATGTCCGGGTGGTTCGAGGCGAGGTGCTGGCGCTGCGGAACCGTGAATACGTCCACGCCGCCGTCGCGACCGGCGCGGCCGTCGGGCGCATCATTCTCCGACACGTGCTGCCCAACGTGACGACCCCGATCATCGTGATCTCAACGCTGCAGGTCTCACAGTTCATCATCGCCGAAGCGACGATCAGCTTCTTGGGGTTTGGCATTCAGCCGCCCGCCGCGGCGTGGGGGACGATGGTGGCCGACGGACGGAACTACATCTTCTTTGCGTGGTGGCTCTCGGCGTTCCCGGGCGCCGCCCTCGCGCTGACCGCGCTGGGAGTCAATCTCACGGGGGACTGGCTCAGGGATACGCTCGACCCGCGGTTGCGCACGTGA
- a CDS encoding HAD hydrolase-like protein, protein MTPVGSAAVVFDLDGTLIDSFVLIAESYRHAAQTVLGRSLTEDEVVARWGEPLQVRVAHLAPDRGEELIAAYTAYYEAHHDRLCRLFPGIPEMLAALAAHGCRQGVVTSKRRRATAHALERFGLGVWIQAAVCAEDVRVPKPAPDPILQVRTRLDAARSDAWMVGDAVFDIEAARGAGVRSVAALWGAREREALRAARPDYVATRPADVVSLVTSVSSG, encoded by the coding sequence GTGACGCCGGTGGGGAGCGCCGCGGTCGTGTTCGATCTCGACGGCACGCTGATCGACTCGTTTGTGTTGATCGCGGAGTCTTATCGTCACGCGGCCCAGACGGTGCTGGGCCGCTCCCTCACCGAGGACGAGGTCGTGGCCAGGTGGGGGGAGCCGCTTCAGGTGCGTGTGGCCCACCTGGCCCCCGACCGCGGCGAAGAGTTGATCGCCGCGTACACCGCCTACTACGAAGCCCATCACGATCGGTTGTGCCGGCTGTTTCCCGGCATCCCAGAGATGCTGGCGGCGCTCGCCGCGCACGGGTGCCGGCAGGGCGTGGTCACCTCGAAGCGCCGCCGCGCGACCGCACACGCGCTCGAGCGGTTCGGATTGGGAGTGTGGATTCAGGCGGCCGTCTGCGCGGAGGACGTCCGCGTGCCAAAGCCGGCTCCCGATCCGATCCTCCAGGTCCGCACACGCCTGGACGCCGCACGGTCGGACGCGTGGATGGTCGGAGACGCGGTGTTCGATATCGAGGCGGCCCGCGGAGCCGGCGTGCGGAGCGTGGCGGCGTTGTGGGGGGCGCGCGAGCGGGAGGCCCTGCGTGCCGCTCGTCCCGACTATGTGGCCACGCGGCCGGCCGACGTGGTGTCGCTCGTCACATCCGTATCGTCGGGGTAG
- a CDS encoding ABC transporter ATP-binding protein yields MAELVLRDLGKTFGDVWAVRGLSLTIHDGEFLTLLGPSGCGKTTTLRMIAGFIPPSAGEIVLGGRVLSSAATTSAVPPEQRGMGMVFQSYAVWPHMTAAGNVAYPLRRARLSRADVDIRTRRALDLVHLERFADRYPQELSGGQQQRVALARAIVMEPSVLLLDEPLSNLDAKLREEMRAELRDLQERLGITVVYVTHDQTEAMELSGRIAVLQAGRLAQAGTPRELYERPADPFVAAFVGAANFLPGVVAGRDGATTRIRLLDGTNDHILSVPERLPGERAVLCIRPEDLELDPAGSLRGAVVRSTYLGNRVDYLIRVGSLTVRVESRTGPALPAGERVALRVRRAVAYPDDTDVTSDTTSAGRVAT; encoded by the coding sequence GTGGCCGAACTCGTCCTCCGCGATCTGGGGAAGACGTTTGGCGACGTCTGGGCGGTGCGCGGCCTCTCGCTCACCATCCACGACGGGGAGTTTCTCACCTTGCTCGGACCGTCGGGGTGCGGGAAGACCACCACGTTGCGCATGATCGCCGGGTTCATTCCCCCGTCCGCGGGGGAGATCGTGCTCGGTGGGCGTGTCCTCTCGTCCGCGGCGACCACGTCCGCGGTGCCCCCCGAGCAGCGCGGGATGGGCATGGTCTTTCAGAGCTATGCGGTGTGGCCGCACATGACCGCCGCGGGCAACGTCGCCTATCCCCTTCGACGCGCCCGGCTCTCCCGGGCGGATGTCGACATCCGGACCCGTCGGGCGTTGGACCTCGTCCACCTGGAGCGATTCGCGGATCGCTACCCGCAGGAACTGTCCGGAGGGCAACAGCAGCGGGTGGCGCTCGCCCGCGCGATCGTGATGGAGCCTTCCGTGCTGCTCCTCGATGAACCGCTCAGCAATCTCGATGCGAAGCTGCGCGAGGAGATGCGGGCCGAGCTACGCGACCTGCAAGAGCGGCTCGGAATCACGGTCGTCTACGTGACGCACGATCAGACCGAAGCGATGGAGCTGTCCGGGCGCATCGCGGTGCTGCAGGCCGGCCGGCTGGCGCAGGCGGGGACGCCCCGAGAACTGTACGAACGACCCGCCGACCCATTTGTGGCCGCGTTCGTGGGCGCCGCTAACTTCCTCCCGGGCGTCGTGGCGGGGCGGGACGGGGCCACCACCCGGATCCGTCTCCTCGACGGCACGAACGACCACATCCTCTCGGTCCCGGAGCGCCTCCCTGGTGAACGGGCGGTGCTGTGCATTCGCCCGGAGGACCTGGAGCTCGACCCCGCGGGATCCCTGCGCGGCGCGGTTGTGCGGTCGACCTACCTCGGGAATCGCGTGGACTACCTCATTCGGGTCGGGTCGCTCACGGTTCGGGTGGAAAGCCGAACCGGGCCGGCGCTCCCCGCGGGCGAACGGGTCGCCCTACGGGTGCGGCGGGCGGTCGCCTACCCCGACGATACGGATGTGACGAGCGACACCACGTCGGCCGGCCGCGTGGCCACATAG
- a CDS encoding iron ABC transporter permease, whose translation MATATAPGGRTAEARGPNALRRSLLVAGAAAIAVLAILVVYPSAMLVAQSFTQEGHLTLVHYARIAADPGSYGALVHSLVVSLWATGGATALGVTLAWLIARTDLPGRARWHTALLVPYMIPPFIGAIAWVYLLSPAGYLNQAWMTLTGSLNPVYVIYGPTGIVFVMILYEYPIAYLATMGVLARMNPALEEAGRMARAGPWGVLREITIPLILPGVLAGALLVMMASLGNFGIPAIIGFPARYVVLTTKIYNLILNFDEPGHLQAAAALSMWLVGIAAALLPMQRTMLRRGRFAVVGGQASGASLVALGRWHRPVVSGLAALVAVSVILPLGAILLTSVVRAYGLSPVPGNLTLRHYATVLMDLPKARRAMTNSLLLAAGAATAIVVLAAGFAYLKERTRIRGTGLLELLITLPYAVPGTVVALAMILAWLRPIPMIGLRLYDTLGIIVIAYIARFLVFGVRTTLAGLTQLHGSLEEAARISGASRGEAFADIVLPLLRPSLISGWLLAFIPAVTELTLSILLFSVGHETIGVVIFGLHEEGKIALSAALAFLVTVLLIGINLAGRGPLRGTGV comes from the coding sequence GTGGCGACGGCCACCGCCCCTGGGGGTCGGACGGCGGAGGCACGGGGCCCCAATGCGCTTCGCCGGAGCCTCCTCGTCGCGGGGGCAGCGGCGATCGCCGTCCTAGCGATCCTGGTCGTTTACCCGTCGGCGATGCTCGTCGCGCAGTCGTTCACCCAAGAAGGCCACCTCACCCTCGTCCACTACGCCCGCATCGCGGCCGATCCGGGGAGCTACGGCGCCCTCGTGCACAGCCTCGTGGTCTCCCTGTGGGCCACGGGAGGCGCGACCGCGCTCGGAGTCACCCTGGCGTGGCTCATCGCCCGCACCGACCTCCCGGGGCGAGCGCGCTGGCACACGGCACTCCTCGTCCCATACATGATTCCCCCGTTCATCGGCGCGATCGCCTGGGTGTATCTGCTGAGCCCCGCCGGCTATCTGAACCAAGCGTGGATGACGCTCACCGGCTCTCTGAATCCGGTCTACGTCATCTACGGCCCGACCGGGATCGTGTTCGTGATGATCCTCTATGAGTACCCGATCGCGTATCTCGCGACCATGGGTGTGCTCGCGCGAATGAATCCCGCGCTCGAAGAAGCGGGACGGATGGCCCGCGCCGGACCGTGGGGCGTGTTGCGGGAGATCACCATCCCGCTCATCCTCCCAGGCGTGCTGGCGGGGGCCCTCCTGGTGATGATGGCCTCGCTCGGCAACTTCGGCATCCCCGCGATCATCGGCTTTCCGGCTCGATACGTCGTCCTCACCACCAAGATCTACAACCTGATCCTCAACTTCGACGAGCCCGGCCACCTCCAAGCCGCGGCCGCGCTCTCGATGTGGTTGGTGGGGATCGCCGCGGCTTTGCTTCCGATGCAGCGGACGATGCTGCGGCGCGGCCGGTTCGCCGTGGTCGGCGGACAGGCGAGCGGGGCGTCCCTCGTCGCCCTGGGACGCTGGCACCGGCCCGTTGTCTCAGGCCTTGCCGCCCTGGTTGCGGTGAGCGTGATTCTTCCACTCGGAGCGATCCTGCTGACTTCCGTGGTCCGCGCGTACGGTCTCTCTCCGGTCCCCGGAAACCTCACGCTGCGGCATTACGCGACCGTGCTCATGGACCTTCCCAAGGCCCGCCGGGCGATGACCAACAGCCTGCTGCTCGCCGCGGGCGCCGCCACCGCGATCGTCGTCTTGGCCGCGGGGTTCGCCTACCTGAAGGAGCGGACACGGATCCGGGGAACAGGCCTCCTCGAGTTGCTGATCACCCTCCCCTACGCGGTCCCCGGTACGGTCGTGGCCCTGGCGATGATCCTGGCGTGGCTGCGCCCCATCCCGATGATCGGCCTCCGCCTCTACGACACGTTGGGCATCATCGTCATTGCCTACATCGCGCGGTTTCTCGTCTTCGGGGTCCGCACGACGCTCGCCGGCTTGACTCAGCTCCACGGCTCGCTCGAGGAAGCGGCCCGCATCAGCGGGGCCAGCCGGGGTGAAGCGTTTGCCGACATCGTCCTCCCCCTGCTCCGCCCGAGCCTGATCTCGGGGTGGCTGCTCGCGTTCATTCCCGCCGTGACAGAGCTCACGCTGTCGATCCTGCTCTTCTCGGTCGGCCACGAGACCATCGGGGTGGTCATCTTTGGGCTCCACGAGGAAGGCAAGATCGCGCTCTCCGCGGCCCTGGCGTTCCTGGTGACCGTGCTCCTGATCGGGATCAACCTCGCCGGGCGCGGGCCCCTCCGCGGCACGGGAGTCTGA
- a CDS encoding ABC transporter substrate-binding protein — protein MTRVLLCVLALLLVGAAPSLSTMLRASGATAPPSGTMTLYTSESDDDVNLLADDFMRRTPGVTVKIFRAGTGPVEAKIEAEMQAGRIQADAIWFADIGFFQNLAQKGIMLPYNPPAGGRAPRILHYQGNQFHEVRLIFNVVAFNTRQVKFRPTSWWDLALPRYRGRVGMPSPFVSGAAFAHVGTFAALPEFGWSFYQKLQENKAIVFRSNGDVIQKLASGEVSVAQVVDFFVRALKAQGSPVDYIVPKEGAVLVPTPIGIIKTASSRAAAEAFVNYLYTSDAQRLFVSRSYIPVVPGIPLPPDTPDASQIKIIQPNLVYIDGHREEIKQRFTTLFGAQ, from the coding sequence ATGACACGCGTCCTGCTCTGCGTCCTCGCATTGCTCCTGGTGGGCGCGGCTCCGAGTCTCTCCACGATGCTCCGGGCCTCCGGGGCCACCGCTCCGCCGAGCGGGACAATGACGCTCTACACCTCCGAATCCGATGACGACGTCAACCTCCTTGCCGACGACTTCATGCGCCGAACGCCGGGGGTCACCGTCAAGATCTTCCGGGCCGGGACCGGACCGGTAGAAGCAAAGATCGAGGCCGAGATGCAGGCCGGCCGGATCCAGGCGGACGCGATCTGGTTTGCGGACATCGGGTTCTTCCAGAACCTGGCCCAGAAGGGCATCATGCTCCCGTATAATCCGCCCGCGGGAGGCCGCGCGCCGCGAATCCTGCATTATCAGGGCAACCAGTTCCACGAGGTACGCTTGATTTTTAACGTGGTCGCGTTCAACACCCGCCAGGTCAAGTTCCGTCCGACGAGCTGGTGGGACCTGGCCCTCCCCCGATACCGGGGCCGCGTGGGGATGCCGAGCCCCTTCGTCTCCGGGGCCGCGTTCGCGCATGTCGGCACGTTCGCCGCCCTACCAGAGTTCGGGTGGAGCTTTTACCAGAAGCTCCAAGAAAACAAAGCGATCGTCTTTCGGAGCAACGGTGATGTGATCCAGAAGCTCGCCTCCGGGGAGGTCAGCGTTGCGCAGGTCGTTGACTTCTTCGTCCGGGCGCTCAAGGCGCAGGGCTCACCGGTCGATTACATCGTCCCGAAGGAAGGCGCCGTGCTCGTTCCGACCCCGATCGGGATCATCAAAACCGCCAGCTCCCGCGCGGCCGCGGAAGCCTTCGTGAATTATTTGTACACGTCCGACGCGCAACGGTTGTTCGTGTCGCGGTCGTACATCCCGGTCGTGCCGGGGATCCCGCTGCCCCCCGACACCCCCGATGCATCACAGATCAAGATCATTCAGCCGAACCTCGTATACATCGACGGACACCGCGAAGAGATCAAGCAGCGGTTCACGACGTTGTTCGGCGCCCAGTAA
- a CDS encoding metallophosphoesterase, with protein sequence MIKLGIVGDIHCGPDTTSMLGSRAPVLLETFLTAMREFRPDCIVDLGDRINDVAPGQDRQRSTWVRQQLLATGVPVFHVLGNHDVVNLTKDELGSVLGKRGPYESLDIDGARVIVLDSQDPTFDRTGGGIGPDQRRWLEKTLGETPHPALVFCHHPLDEQSLDGHWYFADHPAHAFVQDRGPVRTLLERSGNVSAVFSGHLHWTRATALNGIPYVTLGSLVDGGFTNGQPCGAFATVTVQGNAIEVRVAGLLPDQFRLIR encoded by the coding sequence ATGATCAAACTCGGGATCGTCGGAGACATCCACTGCGGACCCGATACGACGTCCATGCTCGGGAGCCGTGCGCCGGTTCTGCTCGAGACGTTCCTCACAGCGATGCGGGAGTTTCGGCCCGACTGCATCGTCGATCTCGGTGATCGCATCAACGACGTGGCGCCCGGCCAGGATCGTCAGCGGTCGACGTGGGTGCGCCAGCAGCTCCTTGCGACCGGCGTCCCGGTATTCCACGTCTTGGGGAACCACGACGTGGTCAACCTCACCAAAGACGAACTCGGGAGCGTCCTGGGCAAGAGAGGACCGTACGAGTCGCTGGACATCGACGGGGCCCGTGTCATCGTGCTCGACAGCCAGGACCCTACATTCGACCGGACCGGCGGAGGCATCGGGCCGGACCAGCGTCGGTGGCTGGAGAAGACGCTCGGGGAGACGCCGCATCCCGCGCTGGTCTTCTGCCATCATCCGCTCGACGAGCAGAGCCTGGATGGGCACTGGTACTTTGCGGACCACCCGGCGCATGCCTTCGTGCAAGACCGCGGGCCGGTCCGGACGCTCCTGGAGCGTTCCGGGAACGTGTCTGCCGTGTTCTCGGGCCACCTCCACTGGACGCGTGCCACCGCCCTGAATGGGATCCCCTATGTCACGCTTGGCTCCCTCGTCGACGGCGGGTTCACCAACGGCCAGCCGTGCGGGGCGTTCGCCACGGTCACGGTCCAGGGGAATGCGATCGAGGTCCGGGTCGCCGGCCTCCTGCCTGACCAATTCCGCCTCATCCGTTAG